One genomic region from Vitis riparia cultivar Riparia Gloire de Montpellier isolate 1030 chromosome 17, EGFV_Vit.rip_1.0, whole genome shotgun sequence encodes:
- the LOC117904439 gene encoding kinesin-like protein KIN-14P isoform X2 has translation MDSTLDYNAKKYGGIGSFRVSGNGDVFEPMATHNADDKDKKRAIVAEWLNSMLPNLNLPVKASVEELRACLIDGAVLCRFLNRLRPGSVRDYDHSSGMRYENVKKFLEALDALGMPGFEIADLEKGSMKNVLECILTLKAHSIPNVCGNNFPFSSSFSKSGNISPQVDDPLRGPTPCGEDRQKSFSESKFQRALRSPVKSEPSAALMYHVGHKFHEVFQLKQGRYADIPAAKLTEMMKSNSLDNAPTQSLLSVVNGILDESVERKNEEIPHRVACLLRKVVQEIERRISTQAEHLRTQNNLFKSREEKYQSRIRVLETLATGTNDENQIVLNHLQQIKTKKANVEDKKKLEEDMARLIKEKDDTNLEISSLKQEMEMARKKEKEQYHLELSALKQELEIARKKEKDPNDSKILVLRQELEMAKKKKDQSGIEISALKQELEIANKEKDQNHIEITALKQELEIARKTYEERFSEMEKQGMGDKAEFEKRSRELEQLLADSRNKINKLEAYSGLEGQRWDKKEQSYLRLVNFLFSALQGLRSTSESIKKEVLETQKSYSEDFKCLGVKLKALVDASENYHAVLADNRRLYNEVQDLKGNIRVYCRIRPFLRGQNGKQTTIEYIGEDGELGIVNPSKQGKDSHRLFKFNKVYGPAATQAEVFSDTQPLVRSVLDGYNVCIFAYGQTGSGKTYTMTGPNAASKEEWGVNYRALSDLFEITQSRRSSFMYEIGVQMVEIYNEQVRDLLSSDSSQKKLGILTTSQPHGLAVPDATMLPVKSTSDVMELMDIGQKNRSVGATAMNERSSRSHSIVTIHAWGTDLKTGASLRGSLHLVDLAGSERVDRSEVTGDRLREAQHINKSLSALGDVIFALAQKSSHVPYRNSKLTQVLQSSLGGQAKTLMFVQLNPDVNSFSETASTLKFAERVSGVELGAARSSKEGRDVKELMDQVASLKDTIAKKDEEIERLQLLKDLKNVHPGLNCERSVTGSFKYGSSPPSRNFVGGTAQLSQKLPGGKGLGPAERAASDQDNSSEYSDKHSDADSQQSMEDFKQPNESLRKSKLAGGDIGQNNPADASILGFGETDCDERSSDTSDGGFPMRTENNGPAQSKASETTEKSKPASRITRPPQRTLRTSSPPPSHLKDSPKATTGMRRSATISGTGSSTFTKPPRRWQ, from the exons ATGGACTCTACATTGGATTACAACGCAAAGAAATATGGGGGAATTGGCAGTTTCAGAGTATCTGGTAATGGGGATGTTTTTGAACCAATGGCAACTCATAATGCTGATGATAAAG ACAAGAAGCGAGCCATTGTGGCGGAGTGGTTAAATTCCATGCTTCCTAATTTAAATTTGCCAGTAAAAGCTTCAGTAGAGGAATTGAGGGCCTGCTTGATTGATGGTGCTGTTTTATGTCGGTTTTTGAACAGACTGAGACCTGGTTCT gtGCGTGATTATGATCATTCTTCTGGGATGCGCTATGAGAATGTTAAAAAGTTTCTGGAGGCTTTGGACGCATTAGGGATGCCCGGGTTTGAAATTGCAGACCTGGAAAAG GGATCTATGAAGAATGTTTTGGAGTGCATTTTAACACTTAAAGCACACAGTATACCAAATGTATGTGGAAATAATTTTCCATTCAGCAGTTCATTTTCTAAATCTGGAAACATTAGTCCTCAAGTGGATGATCCTTTGCGTGGGCCTACACCATGTGGAGAAGACAGGCAGAAGAGTTTTTCAGAATCCAAATTTCAACGTGCTTTGCGTAGTCCTGTCAAGTCTG AGCCATCAGCTGCATTAATGTATCATGTGGGACACAAGTTCCATGAGGTGTTTCAACTGAAACAAGGACGCTATGCGGATATTCCTGCTGCTAAGCTTACagaaatgatgaaatctaaCAGTTTAGAT AATGCCCCGACTCAGTCACTTTTGAGTGTTGTGAATGGAATTCTAGATGAAAGCGTCGAAAGGAAGAATGAAGAGATACCTCAC cGTGTGGCATGTCTATTGAGAAAAGTCGTGCAGGAAATTGAGCGGCGAATATCAACTCAAGCAGAACACTTAAGAACT CAAAACAATCTCTTTAAGTCTCGGGAAGAGAAATACCAGTCGAGAATCAGAGTACTTGAAACCCTTGCAACTGGGACTAATGATGAAAACCAG ATTGTATTGAATCATCTCCAGCAGATAAAG aCTAAAAAGGCCAACGTGGAAGACAAGAAGAAGCTTGAGGAGGATATGGCTAGACTGATAAAAGAGAAGGATGACACAAATCTTGAAATTTCTTCTCTGAAGCAAGAAATGGAAATGGCCCGGAAGAAAGAGAAGGAGCAATACCATCTGGAACTTTCAGCTTTAAAGCAAGAACTGGAAATAGCAAGGAAGAAAGAGAAGGATCCAAATGATTCTAAAATTTTGGTTCTGAGGCAAGAACTGGAAATggccaagaagaagaaggatcAAAGTGGCATTGAAATTTCAGCTTTGAAGCAAGAACTTGAAATAGCCAACAAAGAGAAGGATCAAAATCATATTGAAATTACTGCTCTGAAGCAAGAACTGGAAATAGCCAGGAAGACATATGAAGAACGTTTCTCAGAAATGGAAAAGCAAGGTATGGGAGATAAAGCAGAGTTTGAGAAGAGGTCAAGGGAACTTGAGCAGCTCCTAGCTGATTCAAGGAATAAGATAAATAAACTTGAGGCTTATTCTGGGTTAGAAGGCCAAAGGTGGGATAAGAAAGAGCAAAGCTACCTGAGACTTGTGAATTTTCTATTCAGTGCCTTGCAG GGATTGAGGTCCACTTCTGAGTCCATCAAGAAAGAAGTATTGGAAACACAGAAGAGCTATTCAGAGGATTTTAAATGCTTAG GAGTAAAGCTAAAAGCATTAGTAGATGCCTCTGAAAACTATCATGCAGTTCTTGCTGATAATAGGAGACTTTATAATGAGGTTCAAGATTTAAAAG GAAACATTAGGGTGTATTGCCGGATAAGGCCATTTCTCCGTGGACAGAATGGAAAGCAGACAACCATAGAATATATTGGTGAAGATGGGGAGCTTGGTATTGTGAATCCCTCAAAACAAGGAAAAGACAGTCATCGGTTGTTCAAATTCAATAAGGTCTATGGCCCAGCTGCTACTCAAG CTGAGGTGTTTTCTGACACTCAACCCTTGGTACGATCTGTTCTTGATGGCTATAATGTATGTATATTTGCTTATGGTCAAACTGGTTCGGGCAAGACATACACAATG ACTGGCCCCAATGCAGCATCCAAGGAGGAATGGGGTGTCAATTATCGTGCACTAAGTGACCTCTTTGAGATCACTCAAAGCAGGAGAAGCTCATTTATGTATGAAATTGGAGTTCAAATGGTTGAAATATACAATGAACAAGTGCGTGATTTACTATCAAGTGATAGTTCTCAAAAAAA ACTTGGGATTTTGACTACCTCTCAGCCCCATGGGTTAGCTGTTCCTGATGCTACCATGCTCCCAGTCAAATCAACCTCAGATGTAATGGAATTAATGGACATTGGACAAAAGAATAGATCTGTAGGTGCCACTGCTATGAATGAAAGAAGTAGCCGCTCCCACAG TATTGTAACTATTCATGCTTGGGGGACGGATTTGAAGACTGGTGCTTCTTTGCGCGGTAGTCTTCACTTGGTGGATCTTGCCGGAAGTGAAAGGGTAGATCGCTCTGAGGTAACTGGAGATAGACTTAGGGAAGCACAACATATAAACAAATCGCTATCTGCCCTTGGAGATGTTATCTTTGCTCTTGCCCAGAAGAGCTCTCATGTACCATACAGAAACAGCAAGCTTACTCAAGTCCTTCAGAGTTCTCTAG GTGGTCAAGCAAAGACCCTTATGTTTGTGCAGCTTAATCCTGATGTGAATTCATTTTCTGAAACTGCAAGTACTTTGAAATTTGCTGAGAGGGTTTCTGGAGTCGAGCTAGGTGCCGCACGGAGTAGCAAAGAGGGCAGGGACGTTAAGGAATTAATGGATCAG GTGGCATCTCTCAAAGACACAATTGCCAAAAAAGATGAGGAGATTGAACGGTTGCAACTACTTAAAGATCTCAAAAATGTACATCCTGGTCTCAACTGTGAGAGAAGTGTTACAGGTTCGTTTAAGTATGGATCTTCCCCACCAAGCAGGAATTTCGTGGGTGGGACTGCTCAACTAAGCCAGAAACTACCAGGTGGGAAAGGCTTAGGACCAGCTGAGAGAGCAGCTTCTGATCAGGACAACAGCTCAGAATACAGTGATAAGCATTCTGATGCTGATTCCCAGCAGTCCATGGAAGACTTTAAACAACCAAATGAATCCCTTCGGAAATCAAAGCTTGCCGGTGGGGACATAGGTCAGAATAATCCTGCAGATGCTTCGATCTTAGGATTTGGGGAGACAGATTGTGACGAGAGATCAAGTGATACATCTGATGGTGGTTTTCCTATGCGAACAGAAAATAATGGCCCTGCTCAATCTAAAGCATCAGAGACCACAGAGAA GTCTAAACCAGCCTCTAGAATAACAAGACCACCACAAAGAACATTGCGAACTTCATCTCCTCCACCATCACATCTTAAGGATTCTCCAAAGGCGACAACAG GAATGAGAAGAAGTGCTACTATCAGTGGCACTGGAAGCTCTACTTTCACCAAGCCTCCTAGACGATGGCAGTAA
- the LOC117904439 gene encoding kinesin-like protein KIN-14P isoform X1, producing the protein MDSTLDYNAKKYGGIGSFRVSGNGDVFEPMATHNADDKDKKRAIVAEWLNSMLPNLNLPVKASVEELRACLIDGAVLCRFLNRLRPGSVSEVRDYDHSSGMRYENVKKFLEALDALGMPGFEIADLEKGSMKNVLECILTLKAHSIPNVCGNNFPFSSSFSKSGNISPQVDDPLRGPTPCGEDRQKSFSESKFQRALRSPVKSEPSAALMYHVGHKFHEVFQLKQGRYADIPAAKLTEMMKSNSLDNAPTQSLLSVVNGILDESVERKNEEIPHRVACLLRKVVQEIERRISTQAEHLRTQNNLFKSREEKYQSRIRVLETLATGTNDENQIVLNHLQQIKTKKANVEDKKKLEEDMARLIKEKDDTNLEISSLKQEMEMARKKEKEQYHLELSALKQELEIARKKEKDPNDSKILVLRQELEMAKKKKDQSGIEISALKQELEIANKEKDQNHIEITALKQELEIARKTYEERFSEMEKQGMGDKAEFEKRSRELEQLLADSRNKINKLEAYSGLEGQRWDKKEQSYLRLVNFLFSALQGLRSTSESIKKEVLETQKSYSEDFKCLGVKLKALVDASENYHAVLADNRRLYNEVQDLKGNIRVYCRIRPFLRGQNGKQTTIEYIGEDGELGIVNPSKQGKDSHRLFKFNKVYGPAATQAEVFSDTQPLVRSVLDGYNVCIFAYGQTGSGKTYTMTGPNAASKEEWGVNYRALSDLFEITQSRRSSFMYEIGVQMVEIYNEQVRDLLSSDSSQKKLGILTTSQPHGLAVPDATMLPVKSTSDVMELMDIGQKNRSVGATAMNERSSRSHSIVTIHAWGTDLKTGASLRGSLHLVDLAGSERVDRSEVTGDRLREAQHINKSLSALGDVIFALAQKSSHVPYRNSKLTQVLQSSLGGQAKTLMFVQLNPDVNSFSETASTLKFAERVSGVELGAARSSKEGRDVKELMDQVASLKDTIAKKDEEIERLQLLKDLKNVHPGLNCERSVTGSFKYGSSPPSRNFVGGTAQLSQKLPGGKGLGPAERAASDQDNSSEYSDKHSDADSQQSMEDFKQPNESLRKSKLAGGDIGQNNPADASILGFGETDCDERSSDTSDGGFPMRTENNGPAQSKASETTEKSKPASRITRPPQRTLRTSSPPPSHLKDSPKATTGMRRSATISGTGSSTFTKPPRRWQ; encoded by the exons ATGGACTCTACATTGGATTACAACGCAAAGAAATATGGGGGAATTGGCAGTTTCAGAGTATCTGGTAATGGGGATGTTTTTGAACCAATGGCAACTCATAATGCTGATGATAAAG ACAAGAAGCGAGCCATTGTGGCGGAGTGGTTAAATTCCATGCTTCCTAATTTAAATTTGCCAGTAAAAGCTTCAGTAGAGGAATTGAGGGCCTGCTTGATTGATGGTGCTGTTTTATGTCGGTTTTTGAACAGACTGAGACCTGGTTCTGTAAGTGAG gtGCGTGATTATGATCATTCTTCTGGGATGCGCTATGAGAATGTTAAAAAGTTTCTGGAGGCTTTGGACGCATTAGGGATGCCCGGGTTTGAAATTGCAGACCTGGAAAAG GGATCTATGAAGAATGTTTTGGAGTGCATTTTAACACTTAAAGCACACAGTATACCAAATGTATGTGGAAATAATTTTCCATTCAGCAGTTCATTTTCTAAATCTGGAAACATTAGTCCTCAAGTGGATGATCCTTTGCGTGGGCCTACACCATGTGGAGAAGACAGGCAGAAGAGTTTTTCAGAATCCAAATTTCAACGTGCTTTGCGTAGTCCTGTCAAGTCTG AGCCATCAGCTGCATTAATGTATCATGTGGGACACAAGTTCCATGAGGTGTTTCAACTGAAACAAGGACGCTATGCGGATATTCCTGCTGCTAAGCTTACagaaatgatgaaatctaaCAGTTTAGAT AATGCCCCGACTCAGTCACTTTTGAGTGTTGTGAATGGAATTCTAGATGAAAGCGTCGAAAGGAAGAATGAAGAGATACCTCAC cGTGTGGCATGTCTATTGAGAAAAGTCGTGCAGGAAATTGAGCGGCGAATATCAACTCAAGCAGAACACTTAAGAACT CAAAACAATCTCTTTAAGTCTCGGGAAGAGAAATACCAGTCGAGAATCAGAGTACTTGAAACCCTTGCAACTGGGACTAATGATGAAAACCAG ATTGTATTGAATCATCTCCAGCAGATAAAG aCTAAAAAGGCCAACGTGGAAGACAAGAAGAAGCTTGAGGAGGATATGGCTAGACTGATAAAAGAGAAGGATGACACAAATCTTGAAATTTCTTCTCTGAAGCAAGAAATGGAAATGGCCCGGAAGAAAGAGAAGGAGCAATACCATCTGGAACTTTCAGCTTTAAAGCAAGAACTGGAAATAGCAAGGAAGAAAGAGAAGGATCCAAATGATTCTAAAATTTTGGTTCTGAGGCAAGAACTGGAAATggccaagaagaagaaggatcAAAGTGGCATTGAAATTTCAGCTTTGAAGCAAGAACTTGAAATAGCCAACAAAGAGAAGGATCAAAATCATATTGAAATTACTGCTCTGAAGCAAGAACTGGAAATAGCCAGGAAGACATATGAAGAACGTTTCTCAGAAATGGAAAAGCAAGGTATGGGAGATAAAGCAGAGTTTGAGAAGAGGTCAAGGGAACTTGAGCAGCTCCTAGCTGATTCAAGGAATAAGATAAATAAACTTGAGGCTTATTCTGGGTTAGAAGGCCAAAGGTGGGATAAGAAAGAGCAAAGCTACCTGAGACTTGTGAATTTTCTATTCAGTGCCTTGCAG GGATTGAGGTCCACTTCTGAGTCCATCAAGAAAGAAGTATTGGAAACACAGAAGAGCTATTCAGAGGATTTTAAATGCTTAG GAGTAAAGCTAAAAGCATTAGTAGATGCCTCTGAAAACTATCATGCAGTTCTTGCTGATAATAGGAGACTTTATAATGAGGTTCAAGATTTAAAAG GAAACATTAGGGTGTATTGCCGGATAAGGCCATTTCTCCGTGGACAGAATGGAAAGCAGACAACCATAGAATATATTGGTGAAGATGGGGAGCTTGGTATTGTGAATCCCTCAAAACAAGGAAAAGACAGTCATCGGTTGTTCAAATTCAATAAGGTCTATGGCCCAGCTGCTACTCAAG CTGAGGTGTTTTCTGACACTCAACCCTTGGTACGATCTGTTCTTGATGGCTATAATGTATGTATATTTGCTTATGGTCAAACTGGTTCGGGCAAGACATACACAATG ACTGGCCCCAATGCAGCATCCAAGGAGGAATGGGGTGTCAATTATCGTGCACTAAGTGACCTCTTTGAGATCACTCAAAGCAGGAGAAGCTCATTTATGTATGAAATTGGAGTTCAAATGGTTGAAATATACAATGAACAAGTGCGTGATTTACTATCAAGTGATAGTTCTCAAAAAAA ACTTGGGATTTTGACTACCTCTCAGCCCCATGGGTTAGCTGTTCCTGATGCTACCATGCTCCCAGTCAAATCAACCTCAGATGTAATGGAATTAATGGACATTGGACAAAAGAATAGATCTGTAGGTGCCACTGCTATGAATGAAAGAAGTAGCCGCTCCCACAG TATTGTAACTATTCATGCTTGGGGGACGGATTTGAAGACTGGTGCTTCTTTGCGCGGTAGTCTTCACTTGGTGGATCTTGCCGGAAGTGAAAGGGTAGATCGCTCTGAGGTAACTGGAGATAGACTTAGGGAAGCACAACATATAAACAAATCGCTATCTGCCCTTGGAGATGTTATCTTTGCTCTTGCCCAGAAGAGCTCTCATGTACCATACAGAAACAGCAAGCTTACTCAAGTCCTTCAGAGTTCTCTAG GTGGTCAAGCAAAGACCCTTATGTTTGTGCAGCTTAATCCTGATGTGAATTCATTTTCTGAAACTGCAAGTACTTTGAAATTTGCTGAGAGGGTTTCTGGAGTCGAGCTAGGTGCCGCACGGAGTAGCAAAGAGGGCAGGGACGTTAAGGAATTAATGGATCAG GTGGCATCTCTCAAAGACACAATTGCCAAAAAAGATGAGGAGATTGAACGGTTGCAACTACTTAAAGATCTCAAAAATGTACATCCTGGTCTCAACTGTGAGAGAAGTGTTACAGGTTCGTTTAAGTATGGATCTTCCCCACCAAGCAGGAATTTCGTGGGTGGGACTGCTCAACTAAGCCAGAAACTACCAGGTGGGAAAGGCTTAGGACCAGCTGAGAGAGCAGCTTCTGATCAGGACAACAGCTCAGAATACAGTGATAAGCATTCTGATGCTGATTCCCAGCAGTCCATGGAAGACTTTAAACAACCAAATGAATCCCTTCGGAAATCAAAGCTTGCCGGTGGGGACATAGGTCAGAATAATCCTGCAGATGCTTCGATCTTAGGATTTGGGGAGACAGATTGTGACGAGAGATCAAGTGATACATCTGATGGTGGTTTTCCTATGCGAACAGAAAATAATGGCCCTGCTCAATCTAAAGCATCAGAGACCACAGAGAA GTCTAAACCAGCCTCTAGAATAACAAGACCACCACAAAGAACATTGCGAACTTCATCTCCTCCACCATCACATCTTAAGGATTCTCCAAAGGCGACAACAG GAATGAGAAGAAGTGCTACTATCAGTGGCACTGGAAGCTCTACTTTCACCAAGCCTCCTAGACGATGGCAGTAA
- the LOC117904441 gene encoding ribulose bisphosphate carboxylase small chain, chloroplastic-like: MASSMVSSATVATINRATPAQANMVAPFTGLKSLSTFPGTRKANTDITSVASNGGRVRCMKVWPTEGLMKFETLSYLPPLSDEQLCKEVDYLLRMNWIPCLEFTKLYPYPHREHNRSPGYYDGRYWTMWKLPMFGCTDSAQVIKEVQEARTEYPNAHIRIIGFDNNRQVQCISFIAYKPS, from the exons ATGGCTTCCTCCATGGTCTCCTCCGCCACCGTGGCTACAATCAACCGTGCTACCCCGGCTCAGGCCAACATGGTGGCCCCCTTCACCGGACTCAAATCTTTGTCGACTTTCCCTGGCACCCGAAAAGCCAACACCGACATCACCTCCGTCGCTAGCAATGGTGGCCGAGTTCGCTGCATGAAG GTTTGGCCTACAGAAGGGTTGATGAAGTTCGAGACTCTCTCATACCTCCCACCCCTCAGCGACGAACAGCTATGCAAGGAAGTGGATTACCTTCTCCGCATGAACTGGATTCCTTGCTTGGAATTCACCAAGCTG TACCCATACCCCCACAGAGAGCACAACAGATCTCCAGGATACTACGACGGAAGGTACTGGACCATGTGGAAGCTGCCCATGTTCGGGTGCACTGACTCAGCCCAGGTGATTAAGGAGGTGCAAGAAGCCAGGACCGAGTACCCTAACGCCCACATCCGAATCATCGGATTCGACAATAACCGCCAAGTGCAATGCATCAGTTTCATTGCCTACAAGCCCAGCTGA
- the LOC117934368 gene encoding uncharacterized protein LOC117934368, with amino-acid sequence MMKGCAMEQGSTYAACEEMIMMMGSVSVVCPKPRRLGLFNNDHIPSRRWHMHHDDSKDGSELLDIILAKGSERSGHQVASSPPYFCGSPPSRASNPVIQDAQFGNEKVTPFSRAPSPARKPAAGGGGGAGGVRMMKFGSKPAAVRIEGFDCLGRDGQSRSISAVA; translated from the exons ATGATGAAGGGTTGTGCCATGGAGCAGGGGAGTACGTACGCGGCCTGTGAGGAGATGATCATGATGATGGGTTCCGTCTCCGTCGTTTGCCCCAAGCCTCGTCGCCTTGGCCTCTTCAACAACGACCACATCCCATCCCGGAGATGGCACATGCA TCATGATGATTCCAAGGATGGGTCGGAGCTTCTTGACATCATTCTCGCCAAG GGATCCGAAAGATCGGGCCACCAGGTGGCTTCATCTCCACCATATTTTTGTGGGTCACCACCGAGCAGAGCTTCGAATCCCGTAATCCAAGACGCCCAATTCGGGAACGAAAAGGTCACACCCTTCTCTCGGGCGCCGTCACCAGCCCGCAAACCCGCTGCTGGAGGAGGAGGTGGGGCCGGTGGTGTGAGAATGATGAAATTCGGATCCAAGCCGGCGGCGGTGAGGATTGAAGGGTTCGACTGCCTGGGCAGAGATGGGCAAAGCCGCAGCATATCAGCCGTGGCATAG
- the LOC117903938 gene encoding uncharacterized protein LOC117903938: MPYSKEALARLFYNVSSSLQLLFLFFFFSSILLAKLLHFLCNHPIFQRTQHGSGVGLFLDDEEEEDIYFHEEECMEKDDHLVADIVHGGESLLFLPVNRPVKDQDLEHHEETISSSTTPRGDYNYLFHQEESSDDHNSLVQESEVHDDKEDEAEEEIPTSDTDADAVYNFGPNEGDPTSPITINLTKSGLVADDETHDEKRDEEDPKGGKDKIEDGKVEETTNFTKDEKFLIFAPPQSEAKKFHVQEKDNEETCGDSYTVGSTSKSSSEWRSSINFRDSGTEDPFSSSSRRSCPKWESYTVFQKYDEEMTFLDRISAQKLQETESLRSIQVCPKSISGRIAHKLATINKRSSDTHQNPYHELESAYVAQICLTWEALNWNYKNFQRLRASRRECDPGSPAHIAQQFQQFQVLLQRYIENEPYEHGKRPEIYARMRILAPKLLQVPEYRDSEDDQKDESLKSRISSDSFLIILEEGIRTFMNFLKGDREKPCQIIAALFKRNRKGLVDPTLLHLMKKANQKKKLRLKDLRRTGKCLRKRRLKEEEEMEILMGLIDIKVVSRVLRMSDITEEQLHWCEEKMSKVRVLEGKLQRDSSPLFFPAH, encoded by the exons atgccATATTCTAAAGAAGCTCTTGCTAGGCTGTTCTACAATGTCTCCAGTTCTTTACAgcttctcttcctcttcttcttcttctcctccatTTTGCTTGCTAAGCTCCTCCACTTCCTCTGCAACCACCCAATATTCCAAAG GACCCAACATGGATCTGGAGTTGGATTGTTTTTGGACGACGAAGAAGAAGAGGACATATATTTTCATGAGGAGGAGTGCATGGAGAAAGATGATCACCTGGTGGCCGACATAGTTCATGGTGGAGAATCACTTCTGTTTTTGCCTGTCAACCGTCCTGTGAAGGATCAAGATCTTGAGCATCATGAAGAAACCATAAGCAGTAGTACTACTCCTCGTGGCGATTACAACTACCTCTTCCACCAAGAAGAGTCAAGTGATGATCATAACTCACTGGTTCAAGAATCAGAAGTACATGATGACAAGGAAGATGAGGCTGAAGAAGAGATCCCAACATCAGATACTGATGCTGATGCGGTATACAATTTTGGCCCCAATGAAGGTGACCCCACCTCGCCGATAACCATCAATCTAACCAAAAGTGGCTTGGTGGCCGATGACGAAACCCATGACG AGAAACGCGACGAGGAAGATCCCAAAGGTGGCAAGGATAAAATTGAAGATGGGAAGGTGGAAGAGACTACAAATTTCACTAAAGATGAAAAGTTCTTAATTTTTGCGCCACCTCAATCGGAGGCTAAGAAGTTTCATGTCCAAGAAAAGGATAATGAAGAGACTTGTGGCGACTCGTATACCGTTGGATCTACTTCTAAGAGCTCGTCTGAATGGAGAAGTTCCATTAATTTCAGGGATTCAGGGACAGAAGATCCATTTTCGTCCTCTTCCCGGAGGAGTTGCCCCAAGTGGGAATCTTACACTGTGTTTCAGAAGTATGATGAAGAGATGACATTCTTAGATAGGATCAGCGCCCAAAAGCTTCAGGAAACAG AGTCTCTTAGGTCAATCCAAGTCTGTCCAAAGTCAATCTCAGGGAGGATTGCTCATAAATTGGCAACAATCAACAAGAGATCATCAGATACCCATCAGAACCCGTATCATGAACTAGAATCTGCTTATGTAGCACAAATTTGCTTAACATGGGAAGCTCTTAATTGGAACTACAAGAACTTTCAGCGCCTGAGAGCTTCGCGTCGTGAATGTGACCCCGGCAGTCCTGCTCATATTGCCCAGCAGTTTCAGCAATTCCAAGTGCTTTTACAGCGGTACATTGAGAATGAGCCCTATGAGCATGGCAAGAGACCTGAGATTTATGCTAGGATGAGAATTTTGGCACCAAAGCTACTCCAAGTGCCAGAATATCGAG ATTCTGAAGATGATCAAAAGGATGAAAGTTTGAAGTCAAGAATTTCGTCagattcatttcttattatattaGAAGAGGGAATAAGAACATTCATGAATTTTCTCAAGGGGGATAGGGAGAAACCTTGCCAGATCATAGCAGCTTTGTTCAAGAGGAACCGAAAAGGTTTGGTTGATCCAACTCTTCTACATCTGATGAAGAAAGCAAATCAGAAG AAGAAGTTAAGGCTCAAAGATCTTCGCAGAACTGGCAAGTGCTTAAGGAAAAGAAGGTtaaaggaggaggaggaaatgGAGATTCTGATGGGACTGATAGACATAAAAGTGGTGTCCAGGGTTTTGAGAATGAGTGACATAACAGAAGAGCAATTACACTGGTGTGAAGAAAAGATGAGCAAAGTGAGAGTTTTGGAAGGGAAGCTGCAAAGAGATTCCTCACCACTTTTCTTCCCTGCACACTGA
- the LOC117904361 gene encoding NAC domain-containing protein 92: MIKMEESLPPGFRFHPTDEELITYYLTPKVSNTNFASRAIADVDLNKCEPWDLPAKASMGEKEWYFFSLRDRKYPTGIRTNRATEAGYWKTTGKDKEIYRAGILVGMKKTLVFYKGRAPKGEKSNWVMHEYRLETKLSFKPKKEEWVVCRVFKKSSAVKKPHQTAPSSLPSLESPCDTNTIVSEFGDIEFPNMNSIANSSSGFSNINSAQSYNTSTDDNLNMNMNMNMNVNWAAAREAASLPSLPWSSSLLSPNIQMNSLLIKALQLGSYRPREATSTENYSFLPQGISNFGTDFISNFQASSSKVLDSLHQQQQQQEQPFNLDSINW, encoded by the exons ATGATAAAAATGGAGGAGAGTCTTCCTCCTGGGTTCAGATTCCATCCAACAGATGAAGAACTCATTACTTATTATCTCACCCCCAAGGTTTCCAATACTAATTTCGCGTCCAGGGCTATTGCAGATGTCGATCTCAACAAGTGTGAACCTTGGGATCTCCCAG CCAAGGCTTCCATGGGAGAGAAAGAATGGTATTTCTTTAGCTTGAGAGACCGAAAATACCCGACAGGCATTCGAACCAACCGAGCAACTGAAGCAGGCTATTGGAAGACCACTGGGAAGGACAAGGAGATATACCGTGCTGGGATACTGGTAGGAATGAAGAAAACCCTAGTATTTTACAAGGGTAGAGCTCCTAAGGGCGAGAAAAGCAACTGGGTTATGCATGAATATAGGCTAGAAACCAAGCTTTCTTTCAAACCCAAAAAG GAGGAATGGGTTGTCTGTAGGGTCTTCAAAAAGAGCTCAGCAGTGAAAAAACCGCACCAGACGGCACCGTCATCGCTACCATCTCTTGAATCTCCTTGTGATACAAACACAATTGTGAGCGAGTTCGGAGACATTGAGTTTCCAAATATGAATAGCATTGCGAATTCATCGAGTGGATTTAGCAATATTAATTCAGCGCAGAGCTATAACACTAGTACTGATGATAACCTCAACATGAATATGAACATGAACATGAATGTGAATTGGGCTGCAGCAAGAGAAGCTGCAAGTCTCCCATCACTTCCATGGTCTTCAAGCTTGCTAAGCCCAAATATTCAGATGAATTCCCTCCTTATTAAGGCATTACAGCTTGGGAGTTACAGACCAAGAGAAGCTACAAGTACTGAAAATTACTCCTTTCTGCCACAAGGGATTTCTAACTTTGGAACTGATTTTATCTCAAACTTTCAGGCTTCTTCTTCTAAGGTTTTAGACTCTCTTCACCAACAGCAACAGCAACAGGAGCAACCATTCAACTTGGACTCCATTAATTGGTGA